A stretch of DNA from Oceanispirochaeta sp. M1:
GTATGATAGAAATCATAAGTGAAGGGAGTGTCGTTTTTTCATATCCAGATGAAAAGGTTGGTCTGGAACAGGAAAAAATGGTTGTAAACAGAGTCCGGTCTCTGTGGGGAGATTGGGAAATACAGTCTCTCGTTCCTTATTCTCATATTATCAAACCTGTATATGAAATCAGGAAATATGAAGTTCTAATCACTCTACTGAGTATCTTTGTCACAATCATTTTATCAGTCCTTCTTATCAAATGGAATTCTAGACCTCTCCTTACTCTTCTGAGAAAACTTGTTAAAGAGGAAGAGGGCAGCAAGACGGAAGTCGGAAACGGATATGAAGTTATTAATACACATGTTGATAATATGCTGCAGGAAAGTTTTTCCATGAAGGAACGGCTCTCACAGCAGGAAGGATTTCTACGACAGAGTTATATCGGTAACATAATTCATGGTGACTTCATGGATTCCGAGGAGTCCATTGTTCTAACAGATATTGTCGGCCTCACAGAGGACATGTTCCCTGTTGCTGTATTCATTATCAAAGAGACTTCACTAAAGTCCAGGGCAGGGAACATATATAGTTTTCAAAAAAAAATAGTAACAGAACTGACCAGAGTTTTTAATACAATAGTGAAGCTTGAAATTATTACCTATCCTCTGGAGGAAGGCGGCTTGTGCTGTCTGATAAGCACTTTGCATACAGTGAATGTCCTCTCTTTACTTGAAACATCTTTTAACAATTATTTGAAAGAAAGCGAGTCAAAGTCTGTTGCTCTGTTCTGGGGGGGGCTGGGAGAAAGTGCTGAAGGAATACATATTGCCTTTTCAAATGCAGAAAAGATGCTTCTGCAGGCCTACTCTGATGAATCAGGTTTTATAACAAATGAGAATAAAGTACATAAGATTCCTGCTTATTCATTCTCCATAGAGTGTGAAGTTAAGCTTCTTACTTATATCAGAGCCGGTAATACTGAGCGAGCCAGGTTGCTATTAGATGATATTGAAATTTCGGTGTTCAAGGATCCCGGTGTCAGTATCTATATTCAACGTCAGTTAATTAGAAACCTCACAGGAACCTTGTTGAGGTTGTCACAGGATATTGATGATTTCATTGATGATTCAGAACCTATTCATACAGTATTTCAAAAGCTCAAGGCTCTCCTTATAGATAAATCCTACATCGTCTTAAAGCAGAGAACTGTCATTGATCAGGAGCTGAAAGATGAAATTAGCGGTTTTTTGATGATAAATTTTTCGGATTCCACTTTAACTATCCATCAGTTGGCAGAATACACAGATCTGTCTGAAAATATTTTTTACAATACATTCAAGCATCTTTTTGGAAAAACATTTGCTTCCTATCTTGAATCTCTGAGGATCAGTAAGGGAACAGAACTGCTTGAACAAGGGTATAAGATTAATGATGTTGCCAGGATGACAGGTTTTACCAACCCTCAGACTTTCAGACGCGTCTTTAAAAAATTGAGTGGAATCCCCCCCTCTCAGTTTTCCAAATCATTGTAGATCATTACTGTATTTTTTCTATACGTTTTAATGGTAGTTCCCATTACTTTTTTGAAGACCCGGCCATAGTGATATCTATCGGTAAATCCGAAGATTTCTGCGATCTGCTCTATTGATTTATCATTTTGATTTATAATGAGAAGGCTCTGTTTTATCTTCAGTTTGAGAAAATACTTATGTGGAGTACTTTTTACTGAATTGTTAAACAGTTTTATAAGATAAGATTCAGATGTATTAATCAAACTGCTCAGGTCTACTAGCTTAAGGGTTGAGTGAATATTATCAAGCATCATCTGAATACATCTTTCGATCATTACGTCTTCTTTGCTTCTTGCTTTTAAATCATTTTCTAATATTAGTTTGAGGATTTGTGACTTGAATTCATATTTTAAAGTCAGCAGTTCTAACTCTCTATATGAGAACCAATTGATCATCTTTTCAATAAGACAGGAACATTGACTACCTGGAATAAATTTCTGACCACTGTATTTTGTATCATTCAGATAATATAAAAGTGGTTTATCTGTAATATCAATTAAGATATATATCTGCTGCAGTATTTCACCCTTTTGGAGAGGGGATAGAAAATGGGCTTCATTAGAAGGGAAATAAACAAAGTCCCCCTTTTGAATCATTTTTTTCTCATTGTTGAACAGGTATATTCCTTCACCACCGGTTATATAATGAAATTCAAAATAATCATGTTGATGAATTGAATTATTGTAAGGTGTTTCACTCATGGTGGCAAAAATAATATTCATTCCTGATTATATAAAAAAAATGCTCAATTCTCAATTGCAGAATATACCGGAAATAATTCTTGGATCATCTGTTCACTTTTATACATTTTTCGGATTGTTTTATATATTGCTGTCAAATCATCTACTGGCTATTCTCTAAACATTGGAGGATTAAATGGAAAAGAAACCGAATGTTATTTATTTTCTATGTGATGATTTAGGCTGGGGGGATGTTAGTTTACTCAACCCTGAATCAAAGATTGAAACTCCAAATATTGATAAACTCGGATCTTCGGGTTTAGTTTTTACAGATGCTCATTCAGGATCTGCTGTCTGTACTCCCTCCAGGTATTCCATACTGACCGGACGATACTGCTGGAGGACAAAGGAACTGAAAGAAGATGTCAATGGCGGTTTCAGTCCTGGGCTGATAAGGGATGGACGAAAGACCCTGGCGAGTGAGCTTAAAAAACAGGGATATTCAACTGCATGTATCGGAAAATGGCACATTGGAATGGATTGGTCCGTCAGTGAGGGCAGTCTCCCTATGCAATATTTATCTGATGAAATGGAGGATGATGTACAGTATCGGATCGATTATCTGAAGGATATCAAAAATGGGCCTCTTGATGCTGGATTTGACTATTACTATGGACTTTCTGCATCTCTGGACATGCCTCCTTATACCTGGCTTGAAAATAATCGAGTTGTTGACATCCCAGATATTATTATTTCCGGTGAGTATGGTGAACGATGCTTCAGGACAGGTGTAGGTGTTTCTGATTGGACCCATGAATCTGTCCTACCGACAATAATCAATAAGTCGAAGAACTACATTACAGAGTGTTCAAAGACGGATAAACCATTCTTTTTATACTTGCCGATTAATGGGCCTCATACTCCTATTGTTCCCAAAAAGGAATGGATCGGAAAAAGCGGCTGTGGTCTGTATGGTGATTTTATCATGGAAATTGATGATTACCTGGGACAGATTTCAGACACTGTGAAAAAGGCCGGGATCGAGGATAATACACTCATTATTTTTACAAGTGATAATGGTCCCGAACTTTTTACCCATCAGTATAAAGAGAATTACAGCCATAGCAGTACCTGGAAATTCCGGGGCTATAAGAGGGATAATTGGGAAGGTGGACACAGAGTTCCTTATATAATCTCATGGCCGTCTGCTGTTAAGGCAGGCAGGCATACTGGTCAATATGTTGAACTGGTCGATATCGCTGCGACAATTTGTGATCTTGTAAAAATAAAAATCAGCCCTGATTTCTGTGAGGATAGTTATTCAATGCTCCCTATTCTACTTGAAGATCAAGGGCAAAGTCTCAGAGATTTCGGTATTCATCACTCAAGTCGGGGATACTGGGCAGTCAGAATGGGAAAATGGAAATTGCTCCTTCATTCAGGCTCCGGTGGAAATGAAACAGCCTGCTCAGAGGATGGTGATATTGTTCAGTTGTATGATATGGAAAAAGATCCTTTTGAGTCGGAGAATATTTACAAAGAACATCCAGAACTTTTGTTGAGTATCAAACAGTTCTGTACTGATCTCATTAAAAATGGGCGAAGCACAGCCGGTATGCCTCAACCCGTGGAGAATGAGGGAGACTGGAGTCAGTTGGTAGATCTTCTGGATCTATCAATCTGACTCCTTATTGTGAAAACAGGAAGTATAAAAATCAGTCAATTTTTATTTTGAAGCAGACCGGGTATTGAGTCTGTATATTTCCTTCGATCTTGATAGAAAGACCTGCCTTGTCCTGAGTATAGTTGAGTTGATTGTTGAATCCGAGAATCTCAATCTCTTCTATATGGCCGCTGAAACAGGAACTTCTCTTTTTAAGAGATTTAATCTGAACAGTATTATTTTCAGGCCAGCTCAGTACATTGGCATATATATAGGGAGCCTTATAGGTAAATCGGATATCCTTGCTTGTAAAAGGTTCTCTGTTGACATCTGTAAATGATCCTTCAGGTACCTCTGTTGGGCCTTCACCAAATCTGACCCAGTATTTTGTATCATAAATGGATTCTCCGTTAATTTTCAGCCAGTCTCCGATTCGTTCCAGAATCTCTCTGTCTTCATCACCGATGCTGCCGTCGGCCTTGGGACCCACATTAAGAAGTAGACTACCGTTCTTACTGACAACATCAATAAGGTCACTGACTATATCTACAGGATTTTTGAAATCATTATTTTCAGTATAACCCCATGAATTCTTGGCAATTGCTGTATCATTTTGCCAGAACTGAGGACGTATAGAACTGAGCTGACCCCTTTCAATATCGAAAACTGCTGTATTGTAGGCAAAAGCATCATCCTTGTAATTTATAGCAACTTCATGGCCCCATTCGATAGAGCGATTGTAATAGTATGCAGCAAATTTTTTCAGATAGGGTTTAAATGATTTGTTTTGAATCCACCAGTCAAACCAGACGGCCTTCGGCTCATATTTATCAACCAGTTCACAGCTCCGTGCCAGCCAGTCTTCCAGATGTTCCTTTGAGGCAGGAGTCGAGTAGATATCATGAGTTCCTTCGTCCATATCAGCATCGCCCTTTGTGAATAATGGCATAGCAAATCCATAGGGCTCCTGGAATTCCATACTCTGTATTCCTGAATCAAAGCTTCTGCTCCCACCGAAGAACCAGAAATTTTCTGCCCTGTGACTGGATGCTGTAAATACCATTCCCTCCTTTTCTATCTCATTCTTCAGTTCGCCAAGGATATCCCGTTTAGGACCTTTCTGTACTGAATTCCAAACGGAGAGATCACTGTCATACATTTGAAAACCATCGTGATGTTCTGCTACAGGCATTACAAATTTGGCACCTGCTTTTTTAAATAATTCCACCCAGGTTTTTGCACAAAACTTTTCTCCTTTGAAGAGGGGGATGAAATCCTCGTATTTGAAATCCTTATGAGGACCGTAAGTCTCAATATGGTGTTTATATTCTTTAGATCCTTCTAAATACATATTCCTTGCATACCACTCATTTCCGAATGCAGGAACACTGTAGACTCCCCAATGAATAAAAATTCCGAATTTGGCTTTCTCATACCATTGAGGTAAGGGGTAAAAACTTAACGACTCCCAGTTGTCTTTATATTTACCTTTCTGGATTACATCTTTTACTTTTTGCAGGTATTCTGCTCTATTCTTTTCAATCATATTTTCTCCTGATTTATTATGTTCTCAGATATGCCTGAATAGTATGTTTTAAAAAGGAAATTATATGTATAATCGTCCAATATGGCAGGGCAAATAAACATTTTGGAGAGCCTTTATCAGCCTCTGAATGAAAACTGGAACAACATTCTGTATATGGGGAATTATTGGCGTTTTTATTGGAATAATAGCCCTGGTGCCTATATTGAATATAAAAACTCAACTATTGAGTTACTCCCTGATTATTACTATCTGATTCCTCCTCTGGTCAGTTTCAAAGGTAAAAAGTCAGCAAATCCCTGGCAGTTCTATTATCATTTTACTCTTCAGGATTATAAAATCAGTCCTTCTGTCGGGCCTCAGCCCTTTCCGATGACAGGTGATGTAAAAAAAAGAATCTGCAAGATCATTCAGGAATTGGATGGTCCTCCTCTGTTTTACTCCTCAAAAGGCTTTTTTCAAATTGTTGAATTAACAGGGAAGG
This window harbors:
- a CDS encoding AraC family transcriptional regulator, yielding MNIIFATMSETPYNNSIHQHDYFEFHYITGGEGIYLFNNEKKMIQKGDFVYFPSNEAHFLSPLQKGEILQQIYILIDITDKPLLYYLNDTKYSGQKFIPGSQCSCLIEKMINWFSYRELELLTLKYEFKSQILKLILENDLKARSKEDVMIERCIQMMLDNIHSTLKLVDLSSLINTSESYLIKLFNNSVKSTPHKYFLKLKIKQSLLIINQNDKSIEQIAEIFGFTDRYHYGRVFKKVMGTTIKTYRKNTVMIYNDLEN
- a CDS encoding AraC family transcriptional regulator, with amino-acid sequence MAGQINILESLYQPLNENWNNILYMGNYWRFYWNNSPGAYIEYKNSTIELLPDYYYLIPPLVSFKGKKSANPWQFYYHFTLQDYKISPSVGPQPFPMTGDVKKRICKIIQELDGPPLFYSSKGFFQIVELTGKVLSNLEEIEQLSVELDDDLEKAIIYIHLNLNRNIQSDELASHVLMGRSTFFKEFKKYTGMSPNLFIRTIKMEVARHKITYSNISIKELSEVLGYTDRFHFSKTFKKHFGINPGQVQK
- a CDS encoding helix-turn-helix transcriptional regulator encodes the protein MKSRKRIFLFYPLLISIILIAVPGMTSVFSMMKISVKHSISMAETANERLLAHIRDQIDSVLHEQEKISNSLILHPGINRLLRFDSSNDGDTGYYKIYDVQSNLPRYELTSEFISSIEIVYRKSGLILSASGSYVDIFSCYYQNIFPDAEKGEGHRLLWDSIHRNKVFSTSTGLWFVSSFPLDVLHPQALIVIRLNEDAFSRVLSLFDIGKSGMIEIISEGSVVFSYPDEKVGLEQEKMVVNRVRSLWGDWEIQSLVPYSHIIKPVYEIRKYEVLITLLSIFVTIILSVLLIKWNSRPLLTLLRKLVKEEEGSKTEVGNGYEVINTHVDNMLQESFSMKERLSQQEGFLRQSYIGNIIHGDFMDSEESIVLTDIVGLTEDMFPVAVFIIKETSLKSRAGNIYSFQKKIVTELTRVFNTIVKLEIITYPLEEGGLCCLISTLHTVNVLSLLETSFNNYLKESESKSVALFWGGLGESAEGIHIAFSNAEKMLLQAYSDESGFITNENKVHKIPAYSFSIECEVKLLTYIRAGNTERARLLLDDIEISVFKDPGVSIYIQRQLIRNLTGTLLRLSQDIDDFIDDSEPIHTVFQKLKALLIDKSYIVLKQRTVIDQELKDEISGFLMINFSDSTLTIHQLAEYTDLSENIFYNTFKHLFGKTFASYLESLRISKGTELLEQGYKINDVARMTGFTNPQTFRRVFKKLSGIPPSQFSKSL
- a CDS encoding alpha-L-fucosidase translates to MIEKNRAEYLQKVKDVIQKGKYKDNWESLSFYPLPQWYEKAKFGIFIHWGVYSVPAFGNEWYARNMYLEGSKEYKHHIETYGPHKDFKYEDFIPLFKGEKFCAKTWVELFKKAGAKFVMPVAEHHDGFQMYDSDLSVWNSVQKGPKRDILGELKNEIEKEGMVFTASSHRAENFWFFGGSRSFDSGIQSMEFQEPYGFAMPLFTKGDADMDEGTHDIYSTPASKEHLEDWLARSCELVDKYEPKAVWFDWWIQNKSFKPYLKKFAAYYYNRSIEWGHEVAINYKDDAFAYNTAVFDIERGQLSSIRPQFWQNDTAIAKNSWGYTENNDFKNPVDIVSDLIDVVSKNGSLLLNVGPKADGSIGDEDREILERIGDWLKINGESIYDTKYWVRFGEGPTEVPEGSFTDVNREPFTSKDIRFTYKAPYIYANVLSWPENNTVQIKSLKKRSSCFSGHIEEIEILGFNNQLNYTQDKAGLSIKIEGNIQTQYPVCFKIKID
- a CDS encoding arylsulfatase; the encoded protein is MEKKPNVIYFLCDDLGWGDVSLLNPESKIETPNIDKLGSSGLVFTDAHSGSAVCTPSRYSILTGRYCWRTKELKEDVNGGFSPGLIRDGRKTLASELKKQGYSTACIGKWHIGMDWSVSEGSLPMQYLSDEMEDDVQYRIDYLKDIKNGPLDAGFDYYYGLSASLDMPPYTWLENNRVVDIPDIIISGEYGERCFRTGVGVSDWTHESVLPTIINKSKNYITECSKTDKPFFLYLPINGPHTPIVPKKEWIGKSGCGLYGDFIMEIDDYLGQISDTVKKAGIEDNTLIIFTSDNGPELFTHQYKENYSHSSTWKFRGYKRDNWEGGHRVPYIISWPSAVKAGRHTGQYVELVDIAATICDLVKIKISPDFCEDSYSMLPILLEDQGQSLRDFGIHHSSRGYWAVRMGKWKLLLHSGSGGNETACSEDGDIVQLYDMEKDPFESENIYKEHPELLLSIKQFCTDLIKNGRSTAGMPQPVENEGDWSQLVDLLDLSI